A single genomic interval of Daucus carota subsp. sativus chromosome 1, DH1 v3.0, whole genome shotgun sequence harbors:
- the LOC108212098 gene encoding NAC domain-containing protein 35, with translation MAIAPSNMSQNHNNQENKDHDDDNDEHEHDMVMPGFRFHPTEEELVEFYLRRKVEGKRFNVELITFLDLYRYDPWELPALAAIGEKEWFFYVPRDRKYRNGDRPNRVTTSGYWKATGADRMIRTENLRSIGLKKTLVFYSGKAPKGIRTSWIMNEYRLPHHETERLQKAEISLCKVYKRPGVEDHPSLPRSLPTRASSSSRTHDNKQYQDAAQHQAMEKFHVFGDQTLPQTSEKISETISGNSTTEDVGTALGLSNQNPYIQLPPITPMLPPPLDCNTIYNPNPNLVMTSPNTIDDLHRLISYQQASVNQPHQLFPNHNNPNHHLNSLQLPANNNLLPPVQQSQPLTLTVLPAGPIPSAYSDRLWEWNSISEANASKDYGAPFK, from the exons ATGGCAATTGCACCCTCCAACATGAGCCAAAACCACAACAACCAAGAGAACAAGGATCacgatgatgataatgatgagCACGAGCATGACATGGTGATGCCCGGCTTTCGGTTTCATCCTACCGAGGAAGAACTTGTGGAGTTTTACCTTCGCCGTAAGGTGGAGGGCAAGCGCTTCAATGTCGAACTCATCACTTTTCTTGATCTTTATCGCTATGACCCTTGGGAACTTCCTG CTTTGGCTGCGATTGGAGAGAAAGAGTGGTTTTTCTATGTGCCTAGGGACAGGAAGTACAGAAACGGAGATCGGCCGAATCGGGTGACGACTTCTGGATATTGGAAAGCTACCGGAGCAGATAGGATGATTCGAACGGAGAATTTGAGGTCAATTGGGTTGAAGAAGACCCTTGTCTTCTACTCAGGCAAAGCTCCTAAAGGTATCCGAACTAGCTGGATCATGAATGAATATCGCTTGCCACACCATGAAACCGAGAGGCTCCAAAAG GCTGAAATCTCTCTTTGTAAAGTGTACAAGAGACCTGGAGTCGAAGATCATCCATCTCTCCCTCGTTCTCTCCCAACTCGagcttcatcatcatcaagaaCGCATGACAACAAGCAATATCAAGATGCAGCACAGCATCAGGCAATGGAAAAGTTCCATGTTTTTGGGGATCAAACACTTCCACAAACTTCTGAAAAAATCAGTGAAACCATTAGTGGGAATAGTACAACCGAAGACGTTGGAACAGCTCTAGGCCTCTCGAACCAAAACCCTTACATACAATTACCCCCAATTACCCCCATGCTTCCACCACCATTAGATTGCAACACCATCTATAACCCAAACCCTAATTTAGTGATGACGAGTCCGAATACCATTGATGATCTCCATAGACTAATTAGCTACCAACAAGCTTCAGTGAACCAGCCACACCAGTTGTTTCCCAATCATAATAACCCTAATCATCATCTTAATTCCTTGCAGCTTCCtgctaataataatttattgccCCCAGTCCAACAATCACAGCCACTCACTCTTACAGTGTTACCTGCTGGCCCAATTCCGAGCGCGTATTCTGACAGACTGTGGGAGTGGAACTCCATTTCTGAAGCCAATGCAAGCAAAGACTACGGTGCCcctttcaagtaa